The Aminiphilus circumscriptus DSM 16581 genome contains a region encoding:
- a CDS encoding encapsulin-associated ferritin-like protein translates to MSSYHEPVEELSQADRDIHRALNSLKEEVEAVDWYHQRAAASQDETIRSVILHNRDEEIEHACMMLEWLRRTMPEWDAALRTYLFTTAPITEVEEAATGGEGSGNAAPASSASGIGIGSMKNR, encoded by the coding sequence ATGAGTTCCTATCACGAACCGGTGGAGGAGTTGTCCCAGGCGGACCGGGACATTCACCGTGCGTTGAACAGCCTGAAAGAGGAAGTCGAGGCGGTGGACTGGTACCACCAGAGAGCTGCTGCATCGCAGGATGAGACGATCAGGAGCGTCATTCTGCACAATCGGGATGAAGAGATCGAGCACGCGTGCATGATGCTTGAATGGCTTCGGAGGACCATGCCCGAGTGGGATGCGGCGCTGCGGACCTACTTGTTCACCACTGCGCCGATCACCGAGGTCGAGGAAGCCGCCACGGGAGGCGAGGGTTCCGGTAACGCGGCACCCGCTTCCTCGGCGAGTGGCATCGGCATCGGGAGCATGAAAAACAGATAG
- a CDS encoding universal stress protein has product MPRKILVALDLSKISEELVLYGHSLAHRLDVQVDFLHALPHTSLWRGYEPWVPPELDMQVREIAQKKIAYWIRRAEEALPCEHCHEHQVFVEEGNPADLVISKAKENGYNLIVVGHKGQSALEHLIVGSTATNVVRYAHCSVLVYRPGLKVF; this is encoded by the coding sequence ATGCCCCGCAAGATTCTCGTCGCTCTCGACCTGAGCAAGATCTCCGAGGAACTCGTGCTTTACGGACATTCGCTCGCCCATCGCCTGGACGTACAAGTGGATTTTCTCCACGCCCTGCCCCATACCTCCCTCTGGCGAGGCTACGAACCGTGGGTTCCCCCGGAGCTGGACATGCAGGTCAGGGAAATCGCCCAGAAAAAAATCGCCTACTGGATCCGCAGAGCGGAGGAGGCGCTCCCTTGCGAACACTGCCACGAGCACCAGGTCTTCGTGGAGGAGGGAAATCCCGCCGACCTGGTCATCTCCAAGGCCAAGGAAAACGGCTACAATCTCATCGTGGTGGGACACAAGGGGCAGAGCGCCCTGGAGCATCTCATCGTCGGCAGCACCGCCACCAACGTGGTCCGTTACGCCCACTGCTCGGTTCTCGTCTATCGACCGGGCCTCAAGGTTTTCTGA
- the ptsP gene encoding phosphoenolpyruvate--protein phosphotransferase yields the protein MDLQKTSSRPTGSRTLRGIPLSPGYGVGPARIYRTVSFALSSEAEMPGPSRDESPETAVMRFRKALAASREQLLQLQAQSTATLGQEKAAVFAAQNLMLDDPMLSGGVEELLHKGTSPEDAVVLKTREIKTLFESLPDPYLRERAADVEDVGRRIFRNLLGVGTLDLEDVGEPVILVAEDLTPSDTAALSSKTVAGILTERGGPTSHTAIIAKALEIPAVSGIGNLSDLIEEGLPVALDGERGDVVLAPSAEETARFAALREKRLHTARQLATLRDLPAITLDGVEIGLWGNIAKPEGTEKVLSYGGTGVGLFRTEFLYMSGDTPPGEEEQLAAYVKALEGMKGMPTVIRTLDAGGDKEVPSLRGILGDKPEMNPFLGYRALRICLDEKDLFRTQLRALLRAAPSGDLRIMFPMVAGLEDLRSARKALDQARSELEAEGIAVPPVKVGIMIEIPAAAAMAPLLAAEADFFSVGTNDLTQYTLAADRMNARVTRWYDSFHPGVLQLLRLTAEGAGKRNIELGMCGEMAGDLDAIPLLLGLGFQELSMTPSQIPWAKRLVRTLSIEVCRDIAGKALSFGTAAEVRTYLQERRAALTANFADE from the coding sequence ATGGATCTGCAGAAGACATCTTCCCGTCCCACCGGTTCCCGAACACTCCGCGGCATTCCCCTCTCTCCGGGCTATGGCGTGGGACCCGCCCGGATCTACCGCACCGTCTCCTTCGCGCTCTCCTCGGAGGCCGAGATGCCAGGGCCGTCCAGAGACGAATCTCCCGAAACGGCGGTCATGCGTTTCCGTAAGGCTCTGGCGGCATCCCGGGAGCAACTTCTTCAGCTCCAGGCACAAAGCACCGCCACGCTCGGGCAGGAAAAAGCCGCGGTCTTCGCCGCCCAAAACCTCATGCTCGATGACCCCATGCTCTCCGGCGGCGTGGAGGAGTTACTCCACAAGGGCACCTCGCCCGAGGATGCGGTGGTCCTCAAGACCAGGGAAATCAAGACGCTCTTCGAATCCCTGCCGGACCCGTATCTCCGGGAGCGCGCCGCCGACGTGGAGGATGTGGGGCGGCGCATTTTCCGAAATCTTCTCGGCGTGGGAACGCTCGACCTGGAGGACGTTGGCGAGCCCGTGATTCTGGTGGCGGAAGATCTGACCCCATCGGACACGGCCGCTCTCTCGTCCAAAACGGTGGCGGGCATCCTCACCGAACGGGGAGGCCCCACGAGCCATACCGCCATCATCGCCAAGGCGCTTGAAATCCCCGCCGTGTCCGGCATCGGGAACCTCTCCGACCTGATTGAAGAAGGACTTCCCGTGGCCCTCGACGGCGAACGAGGCGACGTAGTCCTCGCCCCTTCGGCGGAAGAAACGGCACGGTTCGCCGCGCTCAGGGAAAAACGGCTGCACACGGCACGGCAGTTGGCGACACTCCGGGATCTTCCGGCCATCACCCTGGACGGCGTGGAGATCGGTCTCTGGGGGAACATCGCCAAACCGGAGGGAACGGAAAAGGTTCTGAGCTACGGGGGCACCGGAGTCGGACTCTTCCGCACGGAATTCCTCTACATGAGCGGCGACACCCCTCCAGGGGAAGAGGAACAGCTCGCGGCCTACGTCAAAGCCCTGGAAGGCATGAAGGGTATGCCCACGGTCATCCGCACTCTCGACGCCGGGGGCGACAAGGAAGTGCCCTCCCTGCGGGGCATCCTGGGCGACAAGCCGGAGATGAACCCCTTCCTCGGATATCGGGCGCTGCGCATCTGCCTCGACGAGAAGGATCTCTTCCGTACCCAGCTCCGGGCACTTCTTCGAGCCGCGCCCTCGGGAGATCTGCGGATCATGTTCCCCATGGTGGCAGGGCTGGAGGATCTTCGGAGTGCAAGGAAGGCCCTCGATCAGGCCCGGAGCGAGCTTGAAGCGGAAGGTATCGCGGTACCGCCGGTGAAGGTGGGAATCATGATCGAAATCCCCGCAGCCGCCGCCATGGCACCACTCCTCGCGGCGGAGGCGGATTTCTTCTCCGTCGGCACCAACGACCTCACGCAGTACACACTCGCAGCGGACCGCATGAACGCCAGGGTAACCAGATGGTACGACTCCTTCCACCCCGGCGTGCTCCAGCTCCTCCGTCTCACCGCCGAAGGGGCCGGGAAGCGGAATATCGAACTCGGCATGTGCGGTGAGATGGCAGGCGACCTCGACGCCATTCCGCTTCTTTTGGGACTGGGATTCCAGGAACTCTCCATGACACCCTCCCAGATCCCCTGGGCGAAACGGCTCGTACGGACTCTCTCCATTGAAGTCTGCCGGGACATCGCCGGCAAAGCGCTCTCCTTCGGCACGGCGGCGGAGGTGCGAACGTACCTGCAGGAGCGGAGAGCCGCCCTTACCGCGAATTTCGCCGATGAATGA
- a CDS encoding M24 family metallopeptidase gives MMSSMQPLVQGKIDQAMALLGETGIDCWCTFVRETSEMCDPAMRYLVGADVVGEAAFLLARDGRAFAVLAALDKSDVEALETYRIFPYVQSIREPLREALTLLDPKTIGLNFSEANYAVDGLSFGMYRRLRSLLEGTPYAERLVSAEGLFSKVRSIKTPEELRRIRAAIAETLELFDLWPRNFQEGWTLRRISDFLHEEMHRRNLEGSWSLSGDPGITSGPDMIPGHGTPPDLPVLPGHVLNMDFGIRKDGYSSDLQRVWYRPSREAPEPPGDVRRAFSVVRRGIEEAAAFLRPGVRGCEVDAVARRIVTEAGYPEYAHSLGHQVGAFAHDGGALLGPRWERYGKLVELPVEEGQVFTLEFGVQTSCGYLGQEDMVVVTSNGCAFLTPPQEDLWTLTPGEA, from the coding sequence ATGATGTCCTCCATGCAACCCCTCGTTCAGGGGAAAATAGATCAGGCCATGGCTCTTCTCGGTGAAACGGGGATCGATTGTTGGTGCACTTTCGTCCGAGAAACATCGGAAATGTGCGATCCCGCGATGCGATACCTCGTGGGAGCGGACGTGGTGGGTGAAGCGGCGTTTCTGCTCGCCCGAGACGGCAGGGCCTTTGCCGTTCTCGCAGCCCTGGATAAAAGCGACGTAGAGGCCCTCGAAACCTATCGCATCTTTCCCTATGTGCAGTCCATTCGGGAGCCCCTGCGGGAAGCCTTGACCCTTCTCGATCCCAAAACGATCGGCCTCAACTTCTCCGAGGCGAACTACGCTGTGGACGGGCTCTCCTTCGGCATGTACCGACGCTTGCGCTCGCTTCTCGAAGGAACGCCCTATGCGGAACGACTCGTCTCCGCGGAAGGGCTCTTCTCCAAAGTGCGGAGCATCAAAACGCCGGAGGAGCTGCGGCGCATCCGGGCGGCCATCGCGGAGACGCTGGAACTCTTCGACCTCTGGCCGCGGAACTTCCAGGAGGGGTGGACGCTGCGACGCATTTCGGATTTTCTTCACGAAGAAATGCACCGCCGAAATCTTGAAGGCTCGTGGAGTCTCTCCGGCGATCCGGGCATCACGAGCGGACCCGACATGATCCCCGGCCATGGAACACCCCCGGATCTTCCCGTCCTTCCCGGGCACGTGCTCAACATGGATTTCGGCATCCGCAAGGACGGCTATAGTTCGGACCTCCAGCGCGTCTGGTACCGACCCTCCCGGGAGGCTCCCGAGCCGCCCGGGGACGTGCGAAGAGCTTTCAGTGTCGTTCGGCGCGGCATCGAAGAAGCGGCAGCGTTTCTTCGCCCCGGCGTGCGCGGCTGCGAGGTGGATGCCGTGGCACGGCGCATTGTTACCGAAGCGGGCTACCCCGAATACGCCCATTCCTTGGGACATCAGGTGGGCGCCTTCGCCCACGACGGCGGCGCGCTCCTGGGTCCCCGATGGGAGCGCTACGGCAAGTTGGTGGAACTCCCTGTGGAAGAAGGACAGGTCTTTACCCTCGAATTCGGTGTGCAGACATCCTGCGGCTATCTGGGTCAGGAGGACATGGTGGTGGTCACCTCGAACGGATGCGCCTTCCTCACGCCTCCGCAGGAGGACCTCTGGACGCTCACTCCCGGAGAAGCGTGA
- the thiW gene encoding energy coupling factor transporter S component ThiW, whose translation MTPFPLKRLTAAGLFVAAALLLSGIHIPLGPTKCFPFQHTVNALAGALLGPWWAAGIAAVTSLLRLFTGTGTLFAFPGSIPGALAAGFAFRWWKKDWAVFAEPLGTGPVGASLAALLLGPAMGRSVGIVSLNLAFLASSLPGATVAFLLLHLLRQNQAFRKMAATL comes from the coding sequence GTGACTCCCTTTCCCCTCAAACGCCTTACCGCAGCGGGGCTTTTCGTGGCCGCGGCGTTGCTTCTCTCGGGCATTCACATTCCCCTGGGGCCCACAAAATGCTTTCCCTTCCAGCACACGGTCAACGCCCTCGCCGGAGCGCTCCTCGGCCCCTGGTGGGCAGCGGGCATTGCCGCCGTGACGAGCCTCCTGAGGCTCTTCACGGGAACGGGAACCCTCTTCGCCTTTCCCGGGAGCATCCCCGGCGCTCTGGCGGCGGGATTCGCCTTCCGGTGGTGGAAAAAAGACTGGGCCGTCTTCGCCGAACCTCTTGGCACCGGCCCGGTGGGGGCCTCTCTCGCGGCGCTCCTTCTCGGGCCTGCCATGGGAAGATCCGTAGGGATCGTCTCGCTCAACCTGGCGTTTCTGGCGAGCAGCCTTCCCGGAGCGACCGTGGCATTTCTGCTGCTCCATCTGTTGCGGCAAAACCAGGCATTTCGGAAGATGGCGGCAACCCTGTAG
- the thiD gene encoding bifunctional hydroxymethylpyrimidine kinase/phosphomethylpyrimidine kinase, producing MTSYRGLAATIAGSDSGGGAGIQADLKTFAALDVFGTTVITALTAQNSLGVEAIFDIPPSMIRAQIDALWSDFPIGATKTGMLSRPETIREVAAGVRRWNIASLVVDPVMVAQSGASLITDEAVEVLRDELLPLALLVTPNVPEAERLAQQPISSVEDMRRAAERIATLGVPNVLVKGGHLPQENEIVDVLFAEGTLVTFRDSRLETRNTHGTGCTLSAAITAELASGSPLILAAEEGRRYLRRALEHGFRPGKGWGTLGHARAGRAECPAH from the coding sequence ATGACATCCTACCGCGGACTCGCGGCGACCATCGCGGGCAGCGACTCCGGCGGCGGCGCGGGCATTCAGGCGGACCTCAAGACCTTCGCCGCTCTCGACGTCTTCGGAACGACAGTCATCACGGCGCTCACGGCCCAGAACAGCCTGGGCGTGGAGGCAATCTTCGACATCCCGCCCTCGATGATCCGGGCACAGATCGATGCCCTCTGGTCCGACTTCCCCATCGGCGCAACAAAAACGGGCATGCTCTCCCGCCCCGAAACGATCCGGGAGGTCGCCGCGGGCGTGCGCCGCTGGAACATCGCTTCTCTCGTGGTGGATCCCGTCATGGTGGCGCAAAGCGGCGCATCCCTGATCACCGACGAGGCGGTGGAGGTGCTTCGGGACGAACTGCTTCCCCTGGCGCTTCTGGTAACACCCAATGTTCCCGAGGCGGAGCGCCTGGCGCAACAGCCGATCTCCTCGGTGGAGGACATGCGGCGCGCCGCGGAACGCATCGCCACCCTGGGCGTTCCCAATGTTCTCGTCAAAGGCGGCCATCTTCCCCAGGAAAACGAGATCGTGGATGTGCTCTTCGCGGAGGGCACGCTCGTGACCTTCCGGGACAGCCGTCTGGAGACGAGAAACACCCATGGCACGGGGTGCACGCTGAGCGCGGCCATTACGGCGGAACTGGCGTCCGGGAGCCCCCTCATCCTTGCGGCGGAGGAAGGACGGCGCTATCTCCGACGCGCTCTGGAACACGGCTTCCGCCCCGGAAAGGGTTGGGGTACCCTGGGACACGCCCGGGCGGGGAGAGCGGAATGCCCCGCACACTGA
- a CDS encoding hydroxyethylthiazole kinase, translated as MPRTLKSLLQKADGAALTEVWAGMKAKRPLLYHLTNWISASFQADAVCAVGASPIMSRETQETAHLAAMADGVLCNVGALERRDLPAVQNALAGARLALLDPVGYGATPYRRRIVDDLLQNPAIRIIKGNRGEISLLAGHEGTLRGVDALSARAVPEAVMSLARRTGALVCATGETDLLSDGSCVAAIRGGSFLLPAISGSGCVLGSLMLAGACGGEHVAGGLAGVVAMKRCAERAERKSSGPGTFRAALLDELFLLQPSDFAEELRRCTLLQEKEA; from the coding sequence ATGCCCCGCACACTGAAATCCCTTCTCCAAAAGGCGGATGGAGCGGCCCTGACCGAGGTCTGGGCCGGCATGAAGGCAAAGCGGCCGCTCCTGTATCACCTGACCAACTGGATCTCCGCGTCGTTCCAGGCGGATGCGGTGTGCGCCGTAGGAGCCTCCCCGATCATGTCCCGGGAGACGCAAGAGACGGCGCACCTCGCCGCCATGGCCGACGGGGTGCTCTGCAACGTGGGCGCCCTGGAACGGCGGGATCTGCCGGCGGTACAGAACGCCCTTGCGGGGGCGCGGCTTGCACTCCTCGACCCCGTCGGCTACGGAGCCACTCCCTACCGCAGACGCATCGTGGACGACCTGCTGCAAAACCCGGCGATCCGCATCATCAAGGGGAACCGGGGCGAGATCTCCCTTCTCGCCGGACACGAGGGCACCCTCCGCGGCGTGGATGCGCTCTCGGCGAGGGCCGTTCCCGAGGCGGTGATGTCCCTGGCCCGGCGTACGGGCGCTCTCGTCTGCGCCACGGGAGAAACGGATTTGCTCAGTGACGGTTCCTGCGTCGCCGCCATCCGGGGAGGATCCTTCCTCTTGCCCGCCATCTCCGGAAGCGGCTGCGTCCTCGGCTCCCTCATGCTCGCCGGGGCCTGCGGAGGGGAGCATGTCGCCGGAGGACTCGCCGGAGTCGTGGCGATGAAGCGCTGCGCAGAAAGAGCGGAGAGGAAAAGTTCCGGTCCCGGAACATTTCGGGCAGCCCTTCTTGACGAACTTTTCCTGCTCCAGCCGTCGGATTTTGCGGAAGAACTCCGCCGCTGCACGCTTCTTCAGGAAAAGGAGGCATGA
- the thiE gene encoding thiamine phosphate synthase, with protein MTLRKRLRLCVIPDRILGAPRSLEEQTLCALRGGATAIQLRDKNASTRELYETAVTLKRLCDDCGALLIVNDRIDVALAAGADGVHLGQSDLPVPEARRLAPPGFLVGATAHSVEEALQAEQNGADYLGIGAAFPTASKTVTTLLGPEGIRHVTSRISLPAIAIGGITPDRVRCVLDAGVCGVAVIAAVVASAEPEKATREFAAHIP; from the coding sequence ATGACGCTCCGGAAACGCCTGCGGCTCTGCGTCATTCCCGATCGCATCCTTGGGGCGCCGCGTTCCCTGGAGGAACAGACGCTGTGTGCCCTGCGGGGAGGTGCCACGGCCATCCAGCTCCGGGACAAGAACGCATCCACCCGTGAACTCTATGAGACTGCGGTGACATTGAAGCGCCTCTGCGACGACTGCGGGGCGCTCCTGATCGTGAACGACCGCATCGACGTGGCTCTCGCAGCCGGCGCGGACGGCGTGCACCTGGGACAATCGGACCTCCCCGTTCCGGAAGCGCGACGTCTCGCACCACCGGGCTTCCTCGTGGGGGCCACGGCCCATTCCGTCGAGGAAGCCCTCCAGGCGGAGCAGAACGGTGCGGATTATCTCGGCATCGGCGCCGCGTTTCCCACGGCGAGCAAGACCGTCACGACACTCCTCGGTCCGGAGGGCATCAGACATGTGACTTCCCGGATCTCCCTTCCCGCCATCGCCATAGGTGGCATCACTCCGGACCGGGTACGCTGCGTCCTTGACGCCGGCGTCTGCGGCGTCGCGGTCATCGCCGCCGTGGTGGCCTCGGCGGAGCCTGAGAAGGCGACCCGGGAATTCGCGGCGCACATTCCTTGA
- a CDS encoding FadR/GntR family transcriptional regulator: MDKRVKQTRIYEKVVDELKELIANGELRLGDPLPPERQLMEELGVSRSSLREAFRVLELMGLIESIPGKGRFVRKPRSEASASSTTSQLEDAAILELMEARRVLDPAIAAEAARRALPSDHTKLRRVLSVTGEDMDTIAHRAQSDFDFHLVMAEATQNFVFTNIVKMEFNLIMATHERIYSLLADKEAFLCEHQSIYEAILDHDIDKASREARGHIERIYRTLQEAMALETRRHSAS; the protein is encoded by the coding sequence ATGGATAAACGCGTCAAACAGACCCGAATCTACGAAAAGGTCGTGGACGAACTCAAGGAGCTCATCGCCAACGGTGAACTCCGTCTGGGAGATCCGCTGCCTCCGGAACGACAACTCATGGAGGAACTCGGCGTCAGCAGGAGTTCTCTGCGCGAGGCTTTTCGTGTCTTGGAACTCATGGGGCTCATCGAGAGCATTCCCGGCAAGGGGCGTTTTGTCCGCAAGCCCCGAAGCGAAGCCAGTGCTTCCTCCACCACGTCCCAACTCGAGGATGCGGCAATTCTGGAACTCATGGAAGCCCGACGCGTTCTCGATCCCGCCATTGCCGCCGAAGCCGCGAGACGGGCACTTCCCTCGGACCACACAAAACTCCGCCGGGTTCTCTCCGTCACCGGCGAAGACATGGATACCATCGCACACCGCGCGCAGTCGGATTTCGACTTCCACCTCGTCATGGCCGAAGCAACTCAGAATTTCGTTTTCACGAACATCGTCAAAATGGAATTCAATCTCATCATGGCCACCCATGAGCGAATCTATTCGCTGCTTGCCGACAAAGAAGCGTTTCTCTGCGAACACCAAAGCATTTACGAGGCCATCCTCGATCACGACATCGACAAGGCTTCCCGAGAGGCTCGGGGCCATATCGAGCGCATCTACCGGACCCTGCAGGAAGCCATGGCCCTCGAAACGAGGCGCCATTCCGCATCGTGA
- a CDS encoding HD domain-containing protein, which produces MREKLVALMPEIEWIQDPKIKEGVFATYEDALKTGGWQPEDMEWIPFTLLIPDCPASLLVHTRGVTRMAKVIYDEFNALYKDNGGFQLDHDTLIAGALLHDVGKLVEYEKNAEGKMVKSRLGKDLRHPFSGTGLAMRNGVNSRIAHTIAVHAHEGDGAYRSPEAVVINKCDFINFESIKSFLGLLK; this is translated from the coding sequence ATGCGAGAGAAACTGGTTGCCCTGATGCCCGAAATCGAGTGGATCCAGGACCCGAAGATCAAGGAAGGCGTCTTCGCCACCTATGAGGACGCGCTGAAGACCGGAGGTTGGCAGCCCGAGGACATGGAGTGGATCCCCTTTACGCTTCTCATCCCCGATTGCCCCGCGTCGCTCCTCGTGCACACCCGGGGCGTCACCCGCATGGCCAAGGTCATCTACGACGAGTTCAACGCTCTGTACAAAGACAACGGTGGTTTCCAACTCGACCACGACACACTCATCGCCGGCGCTCTTCTCCACGATGTGGGGAAGCTCGTCGAATACGAAAAGAATGCGGAAGGCAAGATGGTCAAGTCCCGTCTCGGCAAAGACCTCCGGCATCCCTTCTCCGGAACCGGTCTTGCCATGCGGAACGGCGTCAACTCCCGCATCGCCCACACCATCGCCGTTCACGCCCACGAAGGCGACGGCGCTTATCGGAGCCCCGAGGCAGTGGTCATCAACAAGTGCGACTTCATCAACTTCGAGAGCATCAAGTCCTTCCTCGGATTGCTGAAGTAA
- a CDS encoding 3-isopropylmalate dehydratase large subunit, whose protein sequence is MGKTMIEKIIERASGKKVKVGDRVWCNIDWSTARDFGGANCVLQFEEVTEKKGKVWDPEKIAFTFDLQAPAHAEKVAQNQKIIRDFAKKQGISKVFDVNWGIGQHVLLENGLVKPGDVILGTDSHMNLLGAVGSFATGVGNTDIVASWFKGTNWFRVPETMKITATGTFKKGVCMRDFLTLLVGTLGADGMFFRSVEFYGETIENSTLADRITLCSMVTEMSGKVGLILPNGDVLDWLRARAGSEVDERVKAIAADPDAVYCQELAFDVNDLEPLASCPDAPDNVKKVREVAGNHIDQVHIGSCSNGRFEDIAAAFDVLKAANFQISPTVRTIITPATRETMKRCAEAGMIQKFLEAGVIFTNPTCSLCTAEHYGVLPSGDVGVSTTNRNFIGKVGKGSHTYLMSPMSAMASAVRGVITDPRDILC, encoded by the coding sequence ATGGGCAAGACCATGATCGAAAAGATCATCGAGCGAGCCTCGGGCAAAAAAGTGAAGGTCGGTGACCGCGTCTGGTGCAACATCGACTGGTCCACCGCCCGCGACTTCGGCGGGGCGAATTGTGTTCTTCAGTTTGAGGAAGTGACGGAAAAGAAGGGAAAGGTCTGGGATCCGGAAAAGATCGCCTTCACCTTCGATCTTCAGGCACCGGCCCATGCGGAAAAGGTCGCCCAGAACCAGAAGATCATCCGTGATTTTGCGAAGAAACAAGGGATTTCCAAAGTCTTCGACGTGAACTGGGGAATCGGGCAGCACGTGCTCCTTGAAAACGGTCTGGTCAAACCCGGCGATGTCATCCTCGGCACGGACAGCCACATGAACCTTCTCGGCGCCGTGGGCTCCTTCGCCACCGGCGTGGGGAACACGGACATCGTGGCGTCCTGGTTCAAGGGAACCAACTGGTTCCGCGTACCCGAGACGATGAAGATCACCGCCACGGGGACCTTCAAGAAGGGCGTCTGCATGCGCGACTTCCTCACCCTTCTCGTGGGAACTCTCGGTGCGGACGGCATGTTCTTCCGGTCCGTGGAGTTCTACGGCGAGACCATTGAAAACTCCACCCTCGCGGATCGCATCACCCTCTGCTCCATGGTCACCGAGATGAGCGGCAAGGTTGGACTCATCCTTCCCAACGGGGACGTGCTCGACTGGCTCCGGGCGAGAGCCGGGAGCGAAGTGGACGAACGCGTGAAGGCCATCGCCGCCGATCCCGACGCAGTCTACTGCCAGGAACTCGCCTTCGATGTCAACGACCTGGAACCCCTCGCCTCCTGCCCGGATGCGCCGGACAACGTGAAGAAGGTCCGGGAGGTCGCGGGAAACCATATCGATCAGGTACACATCGGCTCCTGTTCCAACGGCCGTTTCGAGGACATCGCCGCCGCCTTCGACGTGCTCAAGGCCGCGAATTTCCAGATCAGCCCCACGGTGCGCACCATCATCACCCCCGCGACGAGGGAGACCATGAAGCGCTGCGCCGAGGCGGGCATGATCCAGAAATTCCTGGAGGCCGGGGTCATCTTCACCAATCCCACCTGCAGCCTATGCACCGCGGAGCACTACGGCGTGCTTCCCAGCGGCGACGTGGGCGTCTCCACCACAAATCGGAACTTCATCGGCAAGGTGGGCAAGGGAAGTCACACCTATCTCATGAGTCCCATGTCGGCAATGGCTTCCGCTGTCCGCGGCGTCATCACGGACCCGCGGGATATCCTCTGCTAG
- the leuD gene encoding 3-isopropylmalate dehydratase (catalyzes the isomerization between 2-isopropylmalate and 3-isopropylmalate in leucine biosynthesis) encodes MEQTILRGRAWVFGDDVDTDLIYHNKYLAETDPKKMPQFSFEYYPGKENFAKEVKEGDFVVAGRNFGCGSSREHAVYCLKFAGIPVVLAESFSRIYYRNAINNGYPVLFVNGLSEAIKAKEINDGDELEVNLATGEIKDVTNGKTFHGDAVADLEKDIMAAGGLIEYLKEQAAKSA; translated from the coding sequence ATGGAACAGACAATTCTGCGCGGACGTGCCTGGGTTTTCGGCGACGACGTGGACACGGACCTCATCTACCACAACAAGTATCTCGCCGAGACGGATCCCAAGAAAATGCCCCAGTTCTCCTTTGAATACTATCCCGGCAAGGAGAACTTCGCAAAGGAAGTGAAAGAGGGCGATTTTGTCGTGGCGGGCCGGAACTTCGGCTGCGGCTCCTCCCGGGAACATGCCGTGTACTGCCTCAAGTTCGCAGGCATACCCGTAGTACTGGCCGAGTCCTTTTCCCGCATCTATTACCGGAACGCCATCAACAACGGCTACCCCGTGCTCTTCGTGAACGGTCTGAGCGAGGCCATCAAGGCAAAGGAGATCAACGACGGAGATGAACTCGAAGTGAACCTCGCCACCGGTGAGATCAAGGACGTTACCAACGGCAAGACCTTCCACGGAGACGCCGTGGCCGATCTCGAAAAGGACATCATGGCCGCGGGAGGACTTATCGAGTATCTCAAGGAACAGGCAGCGAAGAGTGCCTGA